The DNA segment TGGATTCTTGTTTGTGGTTGAttaaattgttttcaaatttgtatAGTTCTGATTTGGATGTTATGTTTGTTGAgaacttgtttatttattgTGGTGATGTTTTGAATGTTACATCCAGTGAGAAGGACTTGGATAGGGGGGGAGGGGGGAAAGATCTGTGGTGAGTATGATGCCCTAGAGTGGTAGGCAGCAGTTCTGAATTTGGTAATGTCTGTGAGGATGTTGAAACCGTTTTTTGCAGGTGTGGATGCATTGTTGTGGATGGTAAAACCCAAATGTGTTGGCTACTTCTTATGTATGTGGTTGTATGGGTGTGGATGATATGTGTGTGGTCTACGTGTTGGCTTTGGAACATGACTATGTGCATAATTATTCGTTAGAggattttgtaaaatttttttGGAAATCAGAGTATGCTTTTGTTAAGAAAAGCAATAAAGATACATAATTGCAGAAATAATTGCATGGTTGAAGTGATACATTGTTCTCTACTAGATGATTGAAATAAGTTAAAACACAGGATCTACGCATTAGATCTAATACTCTCTAGGACATCAAGAATCTCACTGATATCTGTCTTGAGGTCGAGAAGATCTTGCTTAAGTTGGGTCAGGTCTTGTTCGAGCGTAGCTTGTTTATCTGCCAACAGTCCCAACTCTTCCGACTTGGCTTCATCAACCCACTTGAAAAGGTGGCCTGGACCAGAGGTTGCCCCGCAACGAAAGAACCTTCGCCCTGGGTTTTCTTGGGTTCTGGATGTGAGAACAATAGCCTGAGACCCACAATGGCACTGCCTGGGTATTCCTTGTACATTTTCCATTCTTTGGagattaatgtttttttagatCTGAGATGAAGACAGAAGAGGTATTTTGAGTTGGAGATATTATGAGGAAAGATCTGGTTTTGTCTTCTTTTATCAATTTGTTGGTGGGTCCTGTATCACAAAAATGCTACGTGGTGGGTTTGAGTTCGTGGACGGATAACAGTGGTTGGTACTAGCAGTGTGTTGGTGTGTAGGGATGAGTGGACAGTCACGTGTGGTTAGAATAGGAATGGTGAGGAATGAGAAATACGTAGACTTCATTAGTTGAATAGCTAGCATTAGAGTTTTAGTCGGTAGCTTACATAACAAGTCCTAGCCGAGGTGCAGGAGAAACACAAAACAAGTAGTAGCAGCCGATATGGGCACATTAGTAGTACAAAAAAGGATAAGGTGCCTCCTGAACAAAAGAAAAGTCCTAGTAATGAGAAGACTACGCAGTTGTAGTAGATTGGTAAGCTGGTATGACGATGGTTTTGTACTCATCCATTGCGTAGAACCTTCGGAACTCGTCAACCATGGCATCTGTGATCCCTGACATGTGTGGATATGGATCGTCGTGGAGGTGCATTTACATGAACTTCACACAAACGGGACCGCAGTCACCACACCTAATGTTTTCGTAGGTGTCGGCGATGCGCTCCCATGTAAAAGGTGAAAGGTCGCGAGCGTTGTTCTTTGCCACATAGCGAACAAGGTAGGGTAGCATCTGAAGAATGGGCTTGATGAAATTCAGAACCTCGCCAGCGTCGTACAGGGTGGATTGTGAGTCCATCACTTCAACAAGTTCAATGGCGAGGTTGATAGCTAGACCAACCCAGTGCTTGTCTGCCCATATCATAGGAGTGTAGACCGTGTGGACTTCTTTCATCCAAGTTAGACCAGGAGCCAGGATCAGTTTTGTCAGTCGAGTGTCCCAACGAAGCCTATCTTTTCTGTCTGCGGCTTGGAATTGACGATCTTTGGACAGCATCAACGAAGTCAATTCAGGCGTCGTGAACGCGGAATTGTGCATAAGAAGTACGCTCTTGTGACGTTCTCCAAGCATGTGCATTATTACGATCATGTGCTGGAGACATGGTTATATAGTGATGAAAGAATTGAAGAGGTACATACATAATATTAATCACAAAAGTAGGGGCTCACAAGTGTGTTTGTCCATTGTTTGGGGGTGGCTAGCTGGAGAAGGAAGTAGTTGTTGAAGTCGAGCTTTGAAGGTGTAACGTGGAAGCTAGCAGGCGGGATTAGTACAACATAAGGTGTATCAGTAAATTAGGAGAAGGTATTGAGAGAGGACTGATGTGTGCTTGTACTTACACATTTCTGAACGCTTTTAGTGTTTTTGCAAAGAGGCTCCAGAGCTCGACAGGCGGAGATGTGATGAGAAGATAATGTGGGAAATCAGGGTGGTTGAGTGCTTGGTGTAGTGCAATTTCCTCTGCAGACAGTAAGTGAGCTCTCATTTTTTGGCCGGCGAGGAGTCACTAAGCTCGCAAACCTCTTGCTCAGCCGTTTGCACCTGCGAAAAAGAGGTCGAGTGATCATTTCTTTGGTTGAGTACAGATTCCGCTAtcaaaaatttctaaatatgcAGAGGATTAGGCTAAAGAGTGGAGGCAATAAATTAACTTCAACAACAATCTTTCGTACTTTAGTGTCCGGGGAGCCGGAGTCACTATCTTCTTTCTCCCCTTCCTCTTTTTTGCCATCCTGCAACCATTATAGAAGTGAGTGAGCCAACCAATATAGAAGGTAGTGGGTTGAGGATGTGAAAACACAGTTACCTTGCCGGTTGGGAGTGGTCAGGAACGTATTGGTAGACCTTTTTAGCGCTGCAAAAGCATTGGGTGACGAGGAGTGTGGAGAGAACGCTTGTGGGGAGCATGCTTGGTAGGGGAGCAGGTGGGTGTCGTCGTGACGGCAGGCTTGAAGGGGGCACTGAACATAGAAGAATCAGGTCCTGACATAACCTCTCGGGAGATTGTTTTTCAAGAGGGGTAGCGTCAAACTGGGGTAAAGTAGCTATTTGAGCGTAGTGTTGTGAAGGGCTTCCTTGAGTGACGTTAAATGCGTCAGCTGGGGGGTTGTGGGTGGGAGGGCTGAATGGTGTAGAGACATGGTTTGGTGAGGGATGGGTGGGTGAGTTAAAATCATATGATTTGTGTTTTAGAGTTTGGTGGTCGGGAGTTATGTGGTCAGGAGCTTTGTGTTCAGGAGTGACGTGGACATGATACTGGTGGTCAGAAGAGTGGCGGTCAGAAGAGAGTAGAGTCGAATCAGAGGGGAGGGGAGTTTGGTGGTTGACATTTGGATGATCGGCTGAAGAGGGGTGGACAGGTGATTGTTGGTGCTGAGTTTGGTGGGATGAGAGTGTTGTGGGTATTTGGGATTGGTGGTCTGATGAGTGGTGGTCAGGAGAGCGGTGGTCAGTAGAGTGGTGGTTGGGGACGGGGGTGGGGAATCACAGTGGGGGGTGTTTGGTTGTTGGCGGTTTGGTGGTCGTCTGTGGGGAATGCAAAGGGAGCAGGTGATTTGTAGTTATGCGTGTCGTGGTGAGCGAGTGGTTGTTGATCTTGGGATTGGTGGCCAGGTTGTTGGTGGATGGGAGAGTGGTGCTCATGAGAACGTAGAGAGTCTTCATGTTGGTGGAGCTGGTATTGACTGAGAATGGGAGATTGAGATCCCACTAAACAATCATCCGTCTTCTTTTCctgaaaagaaaattttaaccaGAGTGTATGAATAAATTCACATTGTGTCTCTTTAGTGtcattttctaaaaaaactGCAGTTAGAAAATTGTGGTTCTGCGGAATAAATTGTTACCTGAATGTTCTGTGGGGTTTGAGTTGTGCTCTTCCGCCGATGCTTGACAAGGCGCTGTGAAAGTAAAGAACCAGCTGTGCTCCTTCTCCGCTTGCGATTTAGAAGGTGGTTCAGACGAGTCTTGAGACGCTTGTTGGTGGCTCCCAGTGTGACGACGGTGGCTTCCAAAGAGGTGACTTTATCTTCCAATACTGGAACTTTGGCTTCCAATGAAATTACTCTGACTTCTAACAAGTCGTTGGTAGGGAACGAGGGTTGGAGACGAGGCAGCAAACAAGCGGGTGATGCGCCTTTGAAATGTGGTAGATGCTCTTTTCTTAGAGCATTTTCTGGGTTTGAGTTTGGACTCTTTTCTTTTCCTGGGAACAGTATGCTTCTTGTGGGGAGGTTGTTGTGGTGGCGGAGTAACAATGAATACAGGTTCCAAGCAGTCTCCTCCAGGCCACATAGATTTTGTGAATTGATGGTTGTTGGCAATCAGATGCTCCATGTATCCCACCTTCTCATCAGCCTCTACATTTGGCCAAACACCCCACCCAGGTTGTGGTCCGCGGACGGTTGGGATAATTGGTGTCACGAGGAGCTGCAGAATACACACAAACATGAGGACTAGTGAAACAGACAATTTATGTTCTTATGTGACAAATCAAGAGATATGCTTACAGAGGGCTTAACTTCAACTTGTAAAACCGAGTCAAGTTCAATCGAAGGATGGCTAGGCAGAATAAGCTCGGTAAGCTCCATTACTGTCAGCTCGTTGAGCAGGGATCTTCGACTGCAGCATTGGTATAGCTCTGAAAGCGAGTAGCTGCAGTGCTAGTGGGAATCCGGTGAGACAGAATGATGATTGTTTGAGTTTTTGGACAAGCATACCAACGCGGTCTTCAACGGGCTTGCCTTTCTCGAACTTTGGTGGTTTCATACACCGTACAGTGTGGAGGAAAGATTCACGGCCCCAGGGAAATTCGAGGAAAGCATCTACGTCCCCTAACATCTGGACGTACCTAAGCGTGGGGCGGTGGATCTGTTGGGAGGCAATCAACACTCCATCCACGATAATGATAAGGGCGAGCTGGAATCGCCTCTCGTCATCCATTTCTTCGTCATTCTCAAGCTCGTCTGCAAAGTCAGCGATGGTGATGTTGTTGTACTTGCCAATTATCTCCTTCCACATCGGGTCTTTGTGTGCGCCCTTCTGCTTGTTTGAACCCTTCTGGTTGTGATCGGGTGCTTCGTACCCCTTTGGAAATGCTCCACAGTTAAGACCAGTTATGGTCCCAAACTCTTCAAGACTGAATCTCAGGGGGTCTTTACCAAACACTGTCCACAGCGTGTGTTCTTGGTTGCAGAGCAAGTGACGAGAGACGAAACCGTGTATAAGCTTGCACGAAACGGGGCACTGCCGAGCGGGGAGATCAAAAAGATTTCCAACGGAGACTCTCCTTGTAAACACCGGAGAACCCCGAAGAATATGGCGGAGGAAAGCTAGGATGTTCGGCCTTGAGTAGACTATCAGACGGCGACGTTGGAATCTATTAGTTGCGAAGAGCCTCACTGGAAGACGGTGTTCTACGGCGTCCTCTGCAGAatctaaaaaaaagaaaaatcgttAACGCTGGCTGTCGGTGGTAGATGAAGAAACAACGGCGGCGGAGACAGAGGACGAAACGGAACTCACCTTCCATGGCGGGTTTCTCTCAATCAACGGTGGCTGGCTGTGGTTAATGACGAAATCGAGAATCGCCGGAGAAGATCTGATTTTTACAAACTTGATTTGTGAAGAGAGAAAACTAGGGTTTGTCTCTTGGAATCTACAAAATGAGAAAGAGTAAAGAGATCGACTCTTTCAAAATTCAtgtaaaaaatatctgaaaatatattatttgttttattgtttcTATGTTTGTTCAGTCTCTCTCTAGTTAGTGGTTTACTAGTTAGGAAAACCAATTGTTCTGGTTAGACAATTCATGAAACACACTTTCGATAGAGGTGAGGGTTAAGCTTGACATTTCACTATAAGAAAGTGTCCACTAAAACCAAAGTGCCTTAGAGTGTAATTCATAACACAAAATGTGTCTGTAGGCGTAAATATTTCTATAAACAATGCTTTTTCTTAGACTTTTATTCAATTTAACAGATCAAAGAAAATTGTTTTACCTGTATTGCAATTGTAGTCCTCTTCTCTGATGAACTTTCATGTCTCTTGATCCATCCATCTTAACACACAAAGACAGAAACAAATCAAAAAGAATCAGAGGTGAGCGATACACTAATCACgagacataaacaaacacaATAGACAGAATCAAGAGACATAAACCAACacaacaaacaaatcaaaataaCATAGAAGAAGCACAATCTAAGACATGCATAAATTGAAGGATTCAgacataaaaagaagaaaaaaacatagcTTTACTTATCGATTCGACCGAGCATCAACATCAATAGTCGCCGATTTGATGTCGTCGAGTAGAGTGAGAGAGACGCAAAGTGATTCCGTCGAGAGAGAGACACCGAGAGATATGCGGAGTGATGAAATTCATCGTCTATGAGAGATTAAGAAAGAGAGGCAGTCGTCGAGGAGAGCGAGAGAGACGCGGAATGATTCCATCAAGAGAGAGACACCGAGAGAGACGCATAGTAATTCATCGTCGAGGAGAGCGAGAGAGACGCGAAATGATTCCAtcgagagagagatagagatgaaCGCAACTCTTTCAATGGGGACACGTGTCTCATAAGAGCCGTGTCTTGTAGCACTTTATTAAGAAACGTTTCTTCTATTAACagctaattttatttatttttttaatcctaattacatttaaaaaaaacccAACTAAGCAACCGTGTTTATCATGGTCTAATCACACGACGAGCCTAATGGTTATAATATAGcatatataatatgtatttaTTCCATTTATCCTCCTAAAAACTCACACGCAcatattcatgttttttttcttttgcagctTATATGATTTTCTTCTCATCCATTATTAAGTATTTGTTTTCTATTCCAAACTTATTTTGACCAACCATGAAATAACATTAACTAAAAAAGGTGTTAATGATcaatatttgacaaaaaaaaaaaaattatgacacAAATTTAGTAGATTCAAATTGTGGTTAACTGTTTTGAATTAGCAAAAGATGGaaagagaaaaatagaaaaatcagATATCAAACTATAGAAGATGATGAACAGTGCTACATATATTAAATAgtctattctattttttttacttaaacaaATAGAATAGAGATCAGCTTTTTGtgtaatataaagttataaacaattaaatatttttgatatgaaTCACCTTGTTTAGagttatttaaacataaaatctgACTATAGTCGTTTATCGAAGCTGTGATGCGTAAGATGGGATTCTCTGAGACATGGATCACATGGATTATGAGGTGCATTACGTCGGTCAAATACAAAGTTTTCATGAATGGGCAGCCAAGAGGGAATATTGTTCCAGGTAGAGGTTTgcgtcaaggagatcctttgtctcctttcatttttattttgtgcacGAAAGCGCTCGTTAGCCTTCTCAATCATGCAGAGAACCAAGGGAAGATAACGGGGATGCGTATTACACGCGCATGTCCTTCGGtatcccaccttctctttgctgatgacaGCCTTTTCTTCTAtaaggcggagccccgtgaatgtgaagaagtaatgaaagtagtcaggaaATATGGTAAAGCATTTGgccaatgtataaactttgacaagtcttccttactctttggtaagaggATTAATGCAGCCACCCGGCAAGAGGTTAAAGATACACTTGGAATACACAATGATGGAGGGATGGAAAAGTACTTGGGGATCCCAGAGGATATTAGTGGTTCTAAATGTAAACTTTTTGCATTTTTAAAGGTTAATCTGATGCATAGAGTCAATGGATGGACTGGTCGATGGCTCTCAAAAGGGGGAAAGAAAGTAATGATCAAATCCATTTTACTCGCTCTTCCGACATATGTTATGTCGACGTTTCTGCTCCCATTGGAGATTTGTGAAAACCTCGCTAGTGCCATtgcacaattttggtggagctcGAATCCACCAAAAAGAGGAATACACTGGGCGAAATGGGAAAAAGGTTTGTTTACCAAAAGAGGAGGGCGGTATTGGTTTTCGTTTAATTCATGAGTTCAATCTAGCACTACTGGCAAAGCAATTATGGAGACTGGTCCAATACCCTGATTCACTGGTAGCCCGAGTATTAAGGGGGAGATATTATAGGATGACCTCGCCATTGAGAGCGATCTCTACTAGCAGCCCATCATATGTGTGGACAAGCATCTCCGCAGCAAGGAAGCTTTTACTGCTAGGTATCAGACAGAAGATTCACTCTGGCTATGATGTCAGGGTGTGGGAGGATCCGTGGATTCCAACAACACCTGCTAGACCAGCTAGACCTATAGCGCCTGTGATGCACCTAAACATGAGAGTCAGTGACATCATTAATCAGGAATCAAAGGAGTGGGATGTAGGACTACTAGATGATTATGTCCATCCTGATGATATACCACTCATTCGCAGCATAGCCATAAGCTCTACTCATCGCCGAGATACTTTCTGCTGGAACTACACGAGGAATGGCCAATACACAGTCAAATCTGGATACTGGGTTGCTCAGAACCTGTTGAAGCAAGGAGAGGAAAAGGAAATACTAGAGCCAAGTATCACTaaacttcaagcctttgcttggaagttACGAGCACCAAGGAAGATGtgccatcttatatggcaattgaTAACGGGACAGGTAGCAGTAACGAGGAATCTAGTAAGACGTAATATGAGGTGCGATAATTATTGCCCAAGGTGTGGGGAAATAGAGGAATCTGTGACTCATGCAATATTTGAATGCCCTCCAGCCCTGCAAGTATGGTCTTTATCGGCAACTCCTACAAGTCCAGGATTATTCCCAGTGGCAAGCGTTTACACAAACATGGACTATCTCTTCTGGAGGAAGAATAATATCATTGCACCAGACCAAGGCagggatccttatccctggCTAATATAgtatatttggaaggctcgCAATGATAAGCTTTTCAGGGGTATAGACAGAGACCCTTTGGAACTCGTTCGATACGCAGAGAGTGAATGTCAAGCCTGGTTTAACGCGAATGAGACGATACCGCCACACGTCCAGGCTACCAATAATGATGCAAAccaagtcttaagcttgggtaatatctGTCTactagatggatcttggacagcTTCTGACCGctttagtggatgtggatgggtcTGGATGGATAGTAGGGAGGACATACAACTTATGGGAACACGAAACTTCACTCGATGTGAATCAGCGCTGCATTCGGAGGTAGAAGCGctgcgatgggcgatggagaacATGCTTCAACACTCGCCGTGCCAGAGCTTTGGAACTGACTGCAAGGAgctgattgcaatgataaaTGAACCCCAGGAGTGGCCAAGATTTGCGACAGAGCTGGAGAAGATAGAGACGCTGCAGATTTGTTTTCCCGATTTCAAAATCACCCATGTACCACGAGTGCGCAATCAGCTTtctgattttttagctaagactgctagaaGCTTTCGTAGAGAGTTACttttcattggttgttctattccggtctggttacccagaccacctcaagcttgagtaatagaatgaccgttcgacgtcaaaaaaaaaaaaaaaaaaaacataaaatctgACTTCTTGTACAACCACATTTTTCATAGTTTCTTTTTATTCTACACCAAAACAATCAGTCTGCAACCATGTATAAAATACACTAACATACTACTCTATGTTATTGTTATATTATAATATGTCATTGTCATTCCCCTCTTCACTCCTCACTTTCTTCCATCTCCTTGTTCTCTTCCTCACTCGTcagttctaattttttattttttattttcactttttacTTTCAGGTTCACTATAAATCTATTgttttatactatatatttaataaatataacatattataatATGTAAACTGTGCTTTAACACATGCTCGGTTCTCACTCTCCTCTCCCTCATCACCCTTCACTCTTCCTCTCCTTTACTCTTCACTCTCCACTTTCCTTTTCACTCATCATGTCTCATCCTTCACTTCTCAATCCTCCTCTTCCTTATTACATCTCAgctcctttttttcttttcttgtccATCAATTTTAATTACAATTCTTTCAAGGGCTTTTTGcagaattgacctacaacttaaagtcaaacacaaaactaacctcccttttttCGGAAATTGGTTTTGCTCTaatcaccccacaagttcatataattcacgaaaatgccatcaatttttttttccgaaaatcacttttttactctctcaccctcatcatcttcaagtaattacaagattgccattgtcatcaataccccaaagaccatgaacaaccaatttgaagctcttaatgctcccaaaatcgagttacccttcttctttttccattcttatgaactaaacacaacatatctctcactttctctccacattgagctaaaaaaacccaagattttgattctacattttttatggttcatagagtcatagaagctaacgattttTGTTGGGTCACTTTCGTTTGAGATTATGTGTGCTTGAAGAAGCCTTATGTGTGCTAAAGAAGTTAtcacaccaatttaaggtatgaaatcgaatttttttccagatctgttcgtcagacgacttacatgggaagtcgtctggcagtagacgacttacctggaagtcgtctagtcAACGCATAGGTTATGTTTgtaattgactttgaaatctgttttctgagacgactgaaagttaagtcgtctgattttgtttggttacaaaaaaatctccaaagaacctagacgactcaCATTTCAGTGGtcatatgttagttttgcatttgactgcattatttcagaagtttgactttcccgGACGACTTacatatttcagtcgtctggtgaaaattgaaatatcaatattttattaacactaGACGAATTACAATTAAGTCGTTAGagattagttttgcaattgaaaaaaaaactttaatatttaattatacccagacgacttacaattcagcCATCCgcccgacgacttacatgtaagtcgtccaggattttattccgagattctggtcgcctggaatacttagattgaagtcgtccgcgtcgacTTAAATGGACGACTTTTCTGGAAGTCTACTAGATGACCTACGTGGATGTCGTatgcgtcaatgtttaataaacttgcattttctctaaaactataaagactttttaacattttcttgttaattcatatttattaatgaatatttaggctactgaatgaaatttatgacataattggtgatatttatgaggttaccaacattcacgTTAATTAAAGTTCCTAACTGATTCGAGAAGACTTCGGAAGTCTTCTCCGctaatttttaagtcttctacgtaatttttgaataacttgtacttttaagagtgataagtaaattcaagatatgtaaaactaatatttacaaaatatattttctcccttagttttactaaatttgactaagtttttcaacacaaacttataaaaaatatgatatgctttgacccCTGTTCTAAAACTCGGCTGCGTAGCCGATTTAGCGGCCGAGAAATCGCTCAACGGTGAGTAACCGTGGCGAATTTAAGTTATGCGTTCAGAAAATcggatttgaaaaaaaaaatctaaaagtttCACTCATTTCAACTTGCAAATCGATTTATCTACTTAAGATCTATTAAGTTTAGGCAAAAACAATAAGAAAAATGAAGGAAACGGCTTTAGAAATCGTCGAAATCATACAGCCGCTGCGTAACTTGCGTTATAAAGTTGCAGGAGGAAAAAAACTAGGGAAGAAGACGAAATGAAAATGACGATTTTACCCTCATTTAATGAAAAACTTAAAAAGCGCACCATTTGACATTCGAAGCTGGGTTGCTAGGGTAAATGAGAACAAAACCAACCACTGCACCACACTGTCTTTACTGAAATGTTAGAAAACTATATcgtaaataacaaaaacaaagcgCCGATTAATCTACGTATAATCTCCAATTTATTGATTCGGCGCTAGGCCCTACCCGACCGCACGCGTTACGCCTAGCGTAGTTTCGAACAAgggctttgactagttactattgtttgtttccatctcttaagtattattgttatagacactaatgatgattattgttatgagttggaagaagggttaaaatgcttcttaaaat comes from the Brassica rapa cultivar Chiifu-401-42 chromosome A01, CAAS_Brap_v3.01, whole genome shotgun sequence genome and includes:
- the LOC117126757 gene encoding uncharacterized protein LOC117126757; protein product: MEEDAVEHRLPVRLFATNRFQRRRLIVYSRPNILAFLRHILRGSPVFTRRVSVGNLFDLPARQCPVSCKLIHGFVSRHLLCNQEHTLWTVFGKDPLRFSLEEFGTITGLNCGAFPKGYEAPDHNQKGSNKQKGAHKDPMWKEIIGKYNNITIADFADELENDEEMDDERRFQLALIIIVDGVLIASQQIHRPTLRYVQMLGDVDAFLEFPWGRESFLHTVRCMKPPKFEKGKPVEDRVGMLVQKLKQSSFCLTGFPLALQLLAFRAIPMLQSKIPAQRADSNGAYRAYSA